A DNA window from Parafrankia discariae contains the following coding sequences:
- a CDS encoding asparaginase produces the protein MSESGGDAAPPVVAWIERDTGDDTVLVESRIRGTVVGLDPTGAVVLAVGDPTAVISPRSTVKPLQAVGMLLAGLDAAFGPGGGIPPELLAIVSSSHSGEPEQLAAVRAVLAAAGCGEDALACPADLPIGRLAHERHLAAGGGPERLLMNCSGKHAGMIATCVAAGWPVAGYTAPAHPLQRRIRATIEELTGATIESTAVDGCGAPLFGVPLLGLARGLRGIALAAAGPSSPRQRVAVAMRAFPELVGGPGRPDTELMLAVPWIIAKDGAEGVTVAATATGYAVAVKIEDGSQRAAMPVLVTALRRIGALDPGAVPGAGTGPAPAASPDVGRLDALSAPVVLGGGVPVGRLRCSSPG, from the coding sequence GTGAGCGAGTCCGGAGGAGACGCCGCCCCGCCCGTGGTCGCGTGGATCGAGCGGGACACCGGCGATGACACGGTTCTGGTCGAGAGCCGGATCCGGGGGACGGTCGTCGGGCTGGACCCGACCGGCGCGGTGGTGCTGGCCGTCGGCGACCCGACCGCGGTGATCTCCCCGCGGTCCACGGTGAAACCGCTGCAGGCCGTCGGGATGCTGCTCGCCGGGCTCGACGCGGCGTTCGGCCCGGGCGGTGGCATTCCGCCCGAACTGCTCGCGATCGTGTCCTCCTCACACAGCGGTGAGCCCGAGCAGCTGGCGGCCGTGCGGGCCGTGCTGGCGGCGGCCGGGTGCGGCGAGGACGCGCTGGCCTGCCCCGCCGACCTCCCCATCGGGCGGCTCGCCCACGAGCGGCACCTGGCCGCCGGCGGCGGGCCCGAACGGCTGCTGATGAACTGCTCCGGCAAGCACGCCGGGATGATCGCCACCTGTGTCGCCGCCGGCTGGCCGGTGGCGGGCTACACCGCCCCGGCGCATCCGCTGCAGCGCCGGATCCGGGCCACGATCGAGGAGCTCACCGGTGCCACGATCGAGTCCACCGCGGTGGACGGCTGCGGCGCCCCGCTGTTCGGCGTCCCCCTGCTCGGCCTCGCCCGTGGGCTGCGCGGGATCGCTCTCGCCGCGGCCGGCCCGAGTTCACCCCGGCAGCGCGTCGCGGTGGCGATGCGGGCCTTCCCGGAGCTCGTCGGTGGTCCCGGGCGACCGGACACGGAGCTGATGCTCGCCGTCCCGTGGATCATCGCGAAGGACGGCGCCGAGGGGGTGACCGTCGCGGCGACGGCGACCGGGTACGCGGTGGCGGTCAAGATCGAGGACGGTTCCCAGCGCGCGGCGATGCCCGTCCTGGTCACCGCGCTGCGCCGGATCGGCGCGCTCGACCCCGGCGCCGTCCCGGGCGCCGGCACCGGCCCGGCTCCGGCCGCGAGCCCGGACGTCGGCAGGCTCGACGCCCTGTCCGCTCCCGTGGTGCTCGGCGGTGGGGTTCCGGTCGGCCGGCTGAGGTGCTCGTCGCCCGGTTGA